From the genome of Shewanella sp. Choline-02u-19, one region includes:
- a CDS encoding S41 family peptidase, producing the protein MTVSFKSIVVLFVLMMGISAAQLIRLSFFPHTASYTLSPAQQRQDINQLLAVINQKSSFAAFDPAQKYIFNQQAQRLLSANLQPSNAVNFQVKLQRWISYLNDPATSISLPNRAKQLTDIKQLPGQLYYDGQHWLVYTAENSLFNEEFPFLTHMDGLPMQRWQKAAQRYIPDSIKLSIKEQSHWLHGINQLRLDIGLTTSNSIVLTFTNTEGDNTQREVALVSRNQQQENIQQPTAAAMAASSSSQHVIRYPENIKLSPHILEQLALSKPEQDLILDIRHLNVPDTALTQWLQRQFAPQSVAYSSAIGLMKYKRYPHSSTKLFSTKNIVPIKELHFFEQVNLEALGFDNHIQDSISFSQWLVRRLVNNREENQSKQRKLVLIVDSSCQQECEWLALMASAWPNVQLIGERTRGSLSPRHYASLTQSGIKVSFSAALVYSPQGKLVSGIGIRPTIDLNDLALNHENIRHLITAKSNSPTHASSANALTTAKRSP; encoded by the coding sequence ATGACAGTCAGTTTTAAAAGCATAGTCGTATTATTTGTACTTATGATGGGCATAAGTGCAGCTCAACTCATTCGACTGTCTTTTTTCCCACATACTGCCTCGTATACACTGAGCCCAGCACAGCAGCGACAAGATATTAACCAACTTTTAGCCGTAATTAATCAAAAGTCATCTTTCGCAGCATTCGATCCCGCCCAAAAATACATTTTTAATCAACAAGCACAACGACTGTTAAGCGCTAACTTACAGCCGAGTAATGCGGTTAATTTTCAAGTTAAATTGCAGCGTTGGATCTCTTATCTCAATGATCCAGCGACCTCTATAAGTCTGCCCAATCGAGCGAAGCAACTTACCGATATAAAACAGCTTCCAGGCCAGCTCTATTACGATGGTCAACATTGGTTAGTGTATACCGCAGAAAATAGTCTGTTCAATGAAGAGTTTCCCTTCTTAACCCACATGGACGGCCTCCCCATGCAACGCTGGCAGAAAGCTGCGCAGCGGTACATTCCCGACTCTATCAAGTTATCAATCAAGGAGCAGAGTCATTGGTTACACGGCATTAATCAGCTTCGGTTAGATATAGGCTTAACAACCTCTAACAGCATCGTTTTGACATTCACCAATACAGAGGGTGATAACACTCAGCGAGAGGTTGCTTTAGTCAGCAGAAATCAACAGCAAGAGAATATTCAGCAGCCGACAGCAGCGGCCATGGCCGCTTCATCTAGCTCACAGCATGTGATTCGTTACCCTGAAAATATTAAATTATCACCCCATATTTTAGAGCAACTTGCATTAAGCAAACCTGAACAAGATCTTATACTCGATATCAGACACCTAAACGTACCGGATACCGCTTTAACTCAATGGCTACAACGCCAATTTGCGCCTCAGAGTGTGGCATATAGTAGCGCTATCGGATTAATGAAATACAAACGTTATCCTCATTCATCAACAAAGTTATTTTCGACTAAAAACATAGTTCCAATTAAAGAACTACATTTTTTTGAGCAAGTTAACTTAGAAGCATTGGGGTTCGATAACCATATTCAGGACTCTATAAGCTTTAGCCAATGGCTAGTCCGTCGCTTAGTAAACAACAGAGAGGAAAATCAATCTAAGCAACGAAAATTAGTTTTAATAGTCGATTCAAGCTGCCAACAGGAGTGTGAATGGCTGGCATTGATGGCATCAGCATGGCCAAACGTACAACTTATAGGGGAAAGAACCAGAGGCAGTCTAAGCCCACGCCACTATGCCTCACTCACACAAAGTGGCATAAAGGTGAGCTTTAGTGCAGCCTTAGTCTATAGCCCTCAAGGAAAGCTAGTATCAGGTATCGGCATACGCCCTACAATTGACTTAAACGACCTCGCGCTTAATCATGAAAACATCAGGCATTTAATCACTGCTAAATCTAATAGCCCAACACACGCATCAAGCGCCAATGCACTCACAACAGCTAAAAGATCGCCATAA
- a CDS encoding prepilin-type N-terminal cleavage/methylation domain-containing protein, producing MDLIVTKSKRHHGFTLIELIVAIIILGIIAIIAMPKFINLRQDAETATHEATGGAFKGGITLANVKWAAAGNSGPADNLQVFGGGASGQLDINLWGFPAQNYPPLESSPRLNNTNDCMSVWRTILEDAPLVSNSADTVDAVYRAVYQGPDQCYFYYLPEQTMSIYYDSRDGSVITDSDPNS from the coding sequence ATGGACCTAATCGTGACAAAAAGTAAACGTCATCACGGCTTCACACTTATTGAACTCATTGTTGCTATCATCATTTTAGGGATCATCGCTATTATCGCGATGCCAAAATTTATTAACCTAAGACAAGATGCCGAGACAGCAACACATGAAGCGACTGGCGGTGCTTTTAAAGGCGGTATTACATTAGCTAACGTAAAATGGGCTGCCGCAGGGAACTCGGGGCCCGCTGATAACTTGCAAGTGTTCGGTGGTGGCGCATCTGGTCAGTTAGATATTAACCTTTGGGGGTTTCCGGCTCAGAATTACCCACCATTGGAATCCAGTCCTCGATTGAATAACACCAACGACTGCATGTCGGTTTGGCGAACCATATTAGAAGATGCCCCACTTGTCTCAAACTCCGCAGATACTGTAGATGCCGTTTATCGTGCCGTATATCAAGGACCGGATCAATGCTACTTTTACTACCTTCCAGAACAGACTATGTCCATCTACTATGATTCTCGCGATGGTAGCGTTATTACCGATTCAGATCCCAATAGTTAA
- a CDS encoding PA4780 family RIO1-like protein kinase produces MKTPKRLQPLVDEGLIDEVVRPLMSGKEADVYIVRCGDDVRCAKIYKEADKRSFKKAVEYREGRKGRNSRRTRAMEKGSNYGRQEQENAWQNAEVDALYRLADAGVRVPQPYGCFDGVLLMELVTDDAGFVAPRLNDISLTEEMAIAHHYQVMKDVQRMLCAGLIHGDLSEFNVLLDDKGPVIIDLPQAVDAAANNNAKRMLLRDVNNMTQYYGQFAPSVLKTKYAQEMWLKFESGDLSADSELTGEFIESEHTADINAVLEEIQAAFEEEQERKERISDAAEQDEY; encoded by the coding sequence ATGAAAACCCCTAAACGACTCCAACCATTGGTTGATGAAGGATTAATAGACGAAGTTGTTCGTCCATTAATGAGTGGCAAAGAAGCCGACGTCTACATCGTAAGATGTGGTGATGATGTCCGCTGCGCTAAAATCTACAAAGAAGCTGACAAACGTAGTTTTAAAAAAGCAGTCGAATATCGTGAGGGCCGTAAAGGCCGCAATAGCCGACGTACTCGTGCGATGGAAAAAGGTTCCAATTACGGCCGTCAAGAACAAGAGAATGCCTGGCAGAATGCCGAAGTAGATGCTTTGTATCGCCTAGCTGATGCTGGAGTGCGAGTGCCTCAACCCTATGGCTGTTTTGACGGCGTATTATTGATGGAGCTGGTTACCGATGACGCCGGCTTCGTAGCGCCGAGATTAAACGATATTAGCCTTACTGAAGAGATGGCCATTGCCCATCATTATCAAGTAATGAAAGATGTGCAGCGTATGCTTTGTGCTGGACTTATTCATGGCGACCTGTCTGAATTTAATGTGCTGCTAGATGATAAAGGCCCAGTGATTATCGATCTGCCTCAAGCTGTCGATGCTGCAGCAAATAACAATGCCAAGCGCATGTTATTGCGTGATGTGAACAACATGACCCAATATTATGGCCAGTTTGCTCCCTCAGTGCTAAAAACCAAATATGCACAAGAGATGTGGCTAAAATTTGAATCTGGCGATCTGTCAGCAGATAGTGAATTAACTGGCGAATTTATTGAGAGCGAACATACCGCCGATATCAATGCCGTATTGGAAGAGATCCAAGCAGCATTCGAAGAGGAACAAGAACGTAAAGAGCGAATTAGTGATGCCGCTGAGCAAGATGAGTATTAG
- the cobA gene encoding uroporphyrinogen-III C-methyltransferase, with translation MEIVSLPGQAAGGKVWLVGAGPGDVDLLTVKAYRVLQSADVVLYDALVSQDIMALIPSKAEKIAVGKRAGKHSAAQSEINQLLVTKAFTRKNVVRLKGGDPFIFGRGGEELQTIVESGLEFEVVPGITAASGTAAYAGIPLTHRDYAQGVSFITGHCQLASRPMDWQGYANPNNTLVVYMGILNANIIKAGLLDAGRSPNTPVAIVSKATTQEQRTFIGTLENIEQLAADPELVMPALMVIGEVVELADSLNWFKPQGVQSREASLTTQIK, from the coding sequence ATGGAGATTGTATCTTTACCGGGTCAAGCCGCAGGAGGAAAGGTGTGGCTAGTGGGTGCCGGCCCTGGTGATGTGGATCTGCTAACGGTTAAAGCATACCGTGTATTGCAATCAGCGGATGTGGTGCTGTACGACGCTTTAGTGAGTCAGGACATCATGGCCCTCATTCCAAGTAAAGCTGAAAAAATCGCGGTGGGTAAGCGTGCGGGTAAGCATAGCGCGGCGCAAAGCGAAATTAATCAATTACTGGTCACCAAGGCGTTTACTCGTAAAAATGTGGTCCGTCTTAAAGGTGGCGATCCTTTTATTTTTGGGCGGGGCGGTGAAGAGTTACAAACGATTGTTGAGTCTGGCCTCGAGTTTGAAGTCGTACCAGGGATCACCGCAGCAAGCGGCACCGCAGCATATGCAGGCATCCCGTTGACTCATCGAGATTACGCCCAGGGTGTGAGCTTTATTACCGGTCATTGCCAATTAGCGAGTCGGCCGATGGACTGGCAAGGATACGCCAACCCGAATAATACCTTAGTCGTGTATATGGGGATCCTTAACGCCAACATTATTAAAGCGGGTTTACTTGATGCCGGACGTTCACCTAATACCCCTGTTGCTATTGTTTCCAAAGCGACCACTCAGGAACAGCGAACATTCATTGGCACATTAGAGAATATTGAGCAATTAGCGGCAGATCCAGAATTAGTGATGCCCGCATTGATGGTGATAGGTGAGGTGGTTGAACTCGCTGATAGCCTGAATTGGTTTAAGCCTCAAGGTGTGCAGAGTCGCGAAGCAAGCTTAACAACACAAATTAAATAG
- a CDS encoding 5-formyltetrahydrofolate cyclo-ligase: protein MPQTPTPKISPQKIARSHAKTPAVTSPKAIRQAIRVARRNLSSVQQSIFANTAAIKALQKLKQLKADKVALYLTNDGELDTQVLIKTLWQQGIHVYLPRLHPFTAGNLIFLRYDEDTTVEKNSLGIWEPHLDITQMILPHQLDVVITPLVAFDDQGNRMGMGGGYYDRTLANWQTCGKPFPIGYAHDCQLVTKLACEHWDVPLPFIITPSKNYSFD, encoded by the coding sequence ATGCCCCAGACACCGACGCCCAAGATATCTCCTCAAAAAATAGCTAGGTCCCATGCCAAGACTCCAGCGGTCACCTCGCCAAAAGCCATTCGCCAAGCGATACGCGTTGCTCGCCGCAACTTAAGCAGTGTGCAACAGTCTATTTTCGCTAATACGGCAGCAATAAAAGCACTGCAAAAACTCAAACAACTGAAGGCAGATAAGGTCGCGTTATATCTGACCAATGACGGCGAACTGGATACTCAAGTGTTAATCAAAACACTTTGGCAACAAGGCATTCATGTGTACTTGCCAAGGCTGCACCCCTTTACCGCAGGCAATCTTATCTTTCTTCGCTATGACGAAGACACTACTGTTGAGAAAAATAGCTTAGGTATTTGGGAGCCACACTTAGATATAACCCAAATGATCTTACCGCATCAGTTGGATGTAGTGATAACCCCGCTGGTCGCCTTTGATGACCAAGGCAACAGAATGGGTATGGGCGGCGGCTATTACGACAGAACCTTAGCCAACTGGCAAACATGCGGAAAACCGTTCCCCATTGGCTATGCTCATGATTGTCAGCTGGTGACTAAGCTGGCTTGCGAACATTGGGATGTGCCTTTACCATTTATCATTACCCCCTCAAAAAACTACTCATTTGACTAG
- a CDS encoding type II secretion system protein: MLYSSTVKPQSGFTLIELVVVIIILGILAVVAVPKFVNISEDAQVSMVKGTGGAFKSGVDLARAVWAVKVGSGPAEDLPVFGTAQDGEVDFNANGWPAQHYSQGNEASPALDNVEDCISVWEVLFQGDEPSVSDNANTNETHYKATYTNATCTFSYRDNTNLSIRYDSNLGSVTVDSDPSS, from the coding sequence ATGTTGTACTCTTCTACTGTTAAACCCCAATCTGGATTCACCTTAATAGAGCTCGTTGTTGTCATTATTATTTTAGGTATATTGGCTGTAGTGGCCGTACCGAAATTTGTCAATATCTCAGAAGATGCACAAGTATCAATGGTTAAGGGCACGGGCGGTGCATTTAAGTCTGGGGTTGATCTCGCGCGAGCAGTATGGGCAGTAAAAGTTGGCAGCGGCCCTGCTGAAGACTTACCCGTATTCGGCACCGCTCAAGATGGCGAGGTTGACTTTAATGCTAACGGTTGGCCTGCACAGCACTATTCTCAAGGTAACGAAGCGTCACCTGCACTTGATAATGTCGAAGACTGTATCTCAGTGTGGGAAGTTCTCTTTCAAGGTGATGAGCCCAGCGTGTCTGATAACGCCAACACTAATGAAACCCATTACAAAGCGACTTATACTAACGCGACTTGTACATTCAGCTATAGAGACAATACCAATCTATCCATTCGGTACGATTCTAATTTAGGTTCAGTTACAGTAGACTCAGATCCAAGCAGTTAA
- a CDS encoding LysE family translocator, which yields MSFSAWLGLLAICCLGAMSPGPSLAMVVRHTLGGGRTKGIICAWAHSIGIGVYALVTLLGLAVVLKKAPMVFNAIAIIGALYLAYMGVQALRSKGGMSDKLAAGKSTDALTAARDGLAISLFNPKIMLFFLALFSQFVMVADNMTAKGLIVLTPLIVDGLWYTLIALVLSHSAVLPKLREKAALIDKLSGVVLILLAIRVLASL from the coding sequence ATGAGTTTTAGTGCATGGCTAGGTTTGCTAGCTATCTGTTGTTTGGGAGCGATGTCTCCTGGGCCTAGCTTGGCGATGGTGGTAAGGCATACCCTTGGTGGCGGTAGAACCAAAGGGATTATCTGTGCATGGGCTCACTCTATTGGTATTGGGGTGTATGCACTGGTAACGTTATTAGGGCTTGCCGTGGTGTTGAAGAAGGCGCCAATGGTGTTCAATGCTATAGCGATCATCGGTGCATTGTATTTAGCTTACATGGGCGTCCAAGCACTGCGTTCAAAAGGTGGCATGTCTGATAAGTTAGCTGCAGGTAAGTCGACTGATGCGTTAACGGCTGCACGAGATGGTTTAGCTATTTCGTTATTTAACCCCAAGATTATGTTGTTCTTTTTAGCTCTCTTCAGTCAATTTGTCATGGTGGCAGACAATATGACTGCAAAAGGACTGATTGTATTAACACCGCTGATTGTCGATGGTCTTTGGTATACCTTAATTGCGTTAGTATTGTCGCATTCAGCGGTATTGCCAAAGCTACGTGAAAAAGCCGCACTTATCGATAAACTGTCTGGTGTGGTCTTGATTTTGTTAGCCATAAGAGTGCTGGCGAGCTTATAA
- the ung gene encoding uracil-DNA glycosylase, giving the protein MTINSTWKTFIQAQQQQDYYMALETFVEAERTAGKVIFPPKEQILSAFEYTPLNEVRVVLIGQDPYHGPNQAHGLCFSVQKGVKVPPSLVNMYKELASDIDGFTIPEHGNLLPWAQQGVLMLNTVLTVEQGKAHSHAKSGWEMFTQNVLLHLNEQPQPIIFVLWGAHAKKKGKVITAGHHQIVSGPHPSPLSAYRGFFGCKHFSHVNQLLEQQGSTAINWQV; this is encoded by the coding sequence ATGACAATTAATTCAACCTGGAAAACCTTCATCCAGGCGCAACAGCAACAAGATTACTATATGGCACTAGAAACCTTTGTTGAGGCTGAGCGAACTGCCGGTAAAGTGATCTTCCCACCTAAAGAACAGATATTATCAGCATTTGAATATACGCCGTTAAATGAGGTTCGAGTCGTTCTGATAGGGCAAGATCCATATCATGGACCCAATCAGGCGCATGGGCTGTGTTTCTCGGTACAAAAAGGGGTAAAAGTGCCACCCTCTTTAGTTAATATGTATAAGGAACTGGCTAGCGATATAGACGGCTTTACGATCCCAGAGCATGGCAACCTGTTACCGTGGGCACAGCAAGGGGTGTTAATGCTAAATACAGTGCTTACGGTCGAGCAGGGTAAAGCGCATTCTCATGCCAAGTCCGGTTGGGAAATGTTCACTCAAAACGTGTTATTGCATCTCAATGAGCAGCCTCAACCTATAATATTTGTGCTTTGGGGGGCTCATGCTAAAAAGAAAGGCAAAGTCATTACCGCAGGGCATCATCAAATCGTTTCTGGCCCACATCCTTCGCCATTATCTGCCTACCGAGGTTTTTTTGGCTGTAAGCATTTCTCTCATGTAAATCAGCTGCTTGAGCAGCAGGGCTCCACAGCGATTAATTGGCAGGTTTAG
- a CDS encoding phospholipase A encodes MNKLGTLLLSMGLGCSFASFAATTKAEPTEVASKTEDIEVKKQTSLVAARVSKEIATADLPYVITPHKVNYILPVTYNSSPNMEPFAEEVKDTPFTMDNVEAKFQISFKFPLWHNVFGDNGHLFAAYTNQSYWQVYNKEISSPFRETNHEPEIFMIFTNDWQVGPLQNSFWGVGAVHQSNGQAGSLSRSWNRLYGMMIFDSGPFALEAKAWWRIPEDEKETPTSPSGDDNPDIMDYMGNLEFTGVYGLDEHRFSLMVRNYIQKPNYGAVEFTWSYPIMGNLRLYTQYFNGYGESLIDYNSHNQRIGIGISINDIL; translated from the coding sequence ATGAATAAGCTAGGCACGCTATTATTGTCTATGGGTTTGGGCTGCTCTTTTGCGTCGTTTGCAGCAACGACGAAAGCAGAGCCAACAGAGGTCGCTAGCAAAACAGAAGATATTGAAGTCAAAAAACAAACATCATTGGTGGCAGCGCGAGTCTCTAAAGAAATTGCAACTGCCGACTTGCCTTATGTCATTACACCACACAAGGTTAACTACATTCTTCCGGTGACTTACAACTCCTCTCCTAATATGGAACCTTTTGCTGAAGAAGTTAAAGACACCCCGTTTACGATGGATAATGTAGAAGCCAAGTTTCAAATAAGTTTTAAATTTCCGCTCTGGCACAATGTATTTGGCGATAATGGCCACCTGTTTGCAGCATACACCAACCAGTCGTACTGGCAGGTGTATAACAAAGAAATATCTTCGCCGTTTAGAGAAACCAATCATGAGCCTGAAATATTCATGATCTTCACTAATGATTGGCAAGTGGGGCCTTTACAGAACTCTTTTTGGGGGGTCGGCGCCGTACACCAATCAAATGGGCAAGCAGGATCATTATCCAGGAGCTGGAATCGCTTATACGGCATGATGATATTCGATTCAGGGCCATTTGCGCTTGAAGCTAAAGCGTGGTGGCGTATACCTGAAGATGAAAAAGAAACCCCAACCTCTCCGAGTGGCGATGATAACCCAGATATAATGGACTATATGGGTAACCTTGAGTTTACAGGGGTGTACGGACTCGATGAGCATAGATTTAGCTTAATGGTGCGTAACTACATTCAAAAGCCTAATTATGGCGCAGTAGAATTTACCTGGAGTTACCCCATCATGGGCAATCTGAGACTCTATACTCAATACTTTAATGGCTACGGTGAAAGTCTTATCGACTATAATTCACATAACCAACGCATAGGTATCGGGATCTCTATCAACGATATTTTATAA
- the cysD gene encoding sulfate adenylyltransferase subunit CysD, producing the protein MAAKELSHLQQLEAESIQIIREVAAEFDNPVMMYSIGKDSSVMLHLARKAFYPGKIPFPLLHVDTDWKFKEMIAFRDAQAKEFGFELLVHKNPDGIAMGVGPFTHGSAKHTDIMKTQGLKQALNKYGFDAAFGGARRDEEKSRAKERVYSFRDKHHTWDPKNQRPELWRTYNGAVNKGESIRVFPLSNWTELDIWQYIYQENIKLVPLYFAQKRPVVERDGMMIMVDDDRLPLEEGETVKNELVRFRTLGCYPLTGAMHSEADTLEKIIEEMLLTRSSEREGRLIDSDQSASMELKKRQGYF; encoded by the coding sequence ATGGCCGCCAAAGAGTTAAGCCATTTACAACAATTAGAAGCTGAGAGCATTCAGATTATTCGCGAAGTTGCGGCAGAGTTTGATAACCCAGTAATGATGTATTCCATCGGTAAAGACTCCTCTGTGATGCTGCATTTAGCACGCAAGGCTTTCTATCCGGGGAAGATCCCTTTTCCTTTACTGCATGTGGATACCGATTGGAAGTTCAAAGAGATGATCGCATTTCGTGATGCTCAGGCCAAGGAGTTTGGCTTTGAATTGCTGGTGCATAAAAATCCTGACGGTATCGCGATGGGGGTGGGTCCGTTTACGCATGGCAGTGCTAAGCATACCGACATCATGAAAACCCAAGGGCTTAAGCAAGCGTTGAACAAGTATGGTTTTGATGCCGCCTTTGGTGGTGCACGCCGCGATGAAGAGAAGTCTCGTGCTAAAGAACGAGTCTACTCATTCCGCGATAAGCACCACACATGGGATCCTAAAAACCAGCGTCCAGAGCTGTGGCGCACCTATAACGGTGCCGTCAATAAAGGTGAAAGCATCCGAGTATTCCCGCTTTCAAACTGGACGGAACTAGATATTTGGCAATATATCTACCAAGAAAACATAAAATTGGTACCACTTTATTTTGCCCAAAAGCGTCCTGTCGTTGAGCGTGATGGCATGATGATTATGGTTGATGATGACAGACTGCCTTTAGAAGAGGGTGAAACGGTTAAAAATGAATTAGTGCGATTTAGAACCCTAGGTTGCTACCCATTAACGGGAGCGATGCATTCAGAAGCTGACACGCTTGAGAAGATCATCGAAGAGATGCTGCTAACACGTTCTAGTGAGCGTGAGGGCCGACTTATCGATTCAGATCAAAGTGCATCGATGGAACTTAAAAAGCGCCAAGGCTACTTCTAG
- a CDS encoding DUF3144 domain-containing protein, with protein MSEAKKETTIFEIADQFIALANEISATEQDVGKVGTGLRFAAARFNAFEASLKSADLAAEKDNAVEWFGNEYKEMLKDNIEDHIKNPSQPKAEEPAKDDSVQQFNS; from the coding sequence ATGTCAGAAGCTAAAAAAGAAACTACCATTTTTGAAATAGCCGATCAATTCATTGCATTGGCCAACGAAATTTCAGCAACAGAACAGGATGTCGGTAAAGTCGGCACTGGATTACGTTTTGCCGCAGCGCGTTTCAATGCATTTGAAGCATCACTCAAGTCAGCTGATCTAGCCGCTGAGAAAGATAATGCTGTAGAGTGGTTTGGTAACGAATATAAAGAGATGTTGAAAGACAACATCGAAGATCATATTAAAAATCCATCACAGCCAAAAGCTGAAGAGCCAGCTAAAGATGATTCAGTGCAACAATTTAACTCTTAG